From Amycolatopsis sp. WQ 127309:
CGGGCGAGGTCGTCGTCGCTGAACGACGGGTCGTCGGCTTGGGCGCGGACCATGTCGGAGACGACGTCCTGGGTCGAGTGGCGCCGCTTCGCCGCGGCGAGCCGGCCCATGTACTCGGCGAACTCGTCGAGCGCGGCGTCGGCGCCGGTCCCGATGTCCGTGCGGCCCATCCGCTCCGAGAGCACCCGGAACGTGTCGCGGTCCTCGTACGGGACGCCGAGCAGCTCGCAGATCACCAGCACGGGCAGCGGGAACGAGAGGACTTCGTGCAGGTCGACCGGCTCCCCAGGGTGCTCGGCGCGGGCCCGGTCCATCGCGTCGAAGCAGCCGTCGGCCAGCTCCTGGACGTGGCCGGCCAGCCGCCGCATCCGGTTGGCGGAGAACGACGGGACCAGCATCTTCCGCATCCGCGCGTGCTCGGCGTGCTCGGTGTCGTGGTCACCCTGCGGCCGGCTGAGGATCGCCGCGTCCGACAGCGACGACGCCTCTTCCGGCGCGGGGTGCGAGCGGCCGAACCGCGGGTCCGACAGCACGGTCCGCACCTGGTCGAAGCCGGTGACGAGCCACGCCGGATCACCCACCGGCGTCGTCACGCGCACCACCGGCCCCTCGCGCCGCAGCACTTCGTAGAGCGGAGCGATCTCCAGGACGTTCGGCCGCGCGAACGGCAGGCGCGGGGTGTCCGTGGTCGCGGTCATCGAGAGTCCTCCCGGGTGCGCGGCCGACGTCGCAGTCGGGCCGGCGACGGCCGCTCCCCCGGTCCCAAGATCCACGGTACCCAGCCGGGCGGGCGCCCCGCAGATTCGTTGCCCGTCCGGGCTAACCGACCCGCACGAACACGACTTTCCCGGCAGGCACCCGGCTACTGGACCTGGAGCGTGTCACTGATCGCG
This genomic window contains:
- a CDS encoding cytochrome P450, producing the protein MTATTDTPRLPFARPNVLEIAPLYEVLRREGPVVRVTTPVGDPAWLVTGFDQVRTVLSDPRFGRSHPAPEEASSLSDAAILSRPQGDHDTEHAEHARMRKMLVPSFSANRMRRLAGHVQELADGCFDAMDRARAEHPGEPVDLHEVLSFPLPVLVICELLGVPYEDRDTFRVLSERMGRTDIGTGADAALDEFAEYMGRLAAAKRRHSTQDVVSDMVRAQADDPSFSDDDLARLAAGLLFAGHETTSNRIDLGVLFLLTDLAQRDALAADPEGRVHGVVEEILRMSAPGGLGLLRYAHDDVDLGGAAIARGDAVVLSISAANRDESVFPGAATFDPERKPNGHVAFAYGGWFCIGASLARTELRVVFGSLFRRFPGLQLAVGVDELEVRTNRVTGGVDRVPVLW